The genomic segment CATTTTCAAACATCAGTCGCAAAAAGACAGACCGCTTTTCCCGGGCATCGACAGCCGCGAATTCTGGCAACGTGCCGAAGAACGCAATCACGATACAGCTAAACTATATGATAAGTTGGGAATGGCCGAATATGAAGCCATCGAAGTATTTGTAAAATATCAACTATAGAAATTAAAGCGAAATATAATTCGTCAAGATTCAGTATAATTTTTATTTTCATTTTCGAAAAGTAATTTTAAATACAAAAGAGTTTAACTTTGCTTATACAATTTTAAAATTCTTTTTATGTACAGTTTCGAGAACGATTATTGCGAAGGTTGTCATCCCGGCATTTTAGAAAAGTTATTACAAACCAATCTGGAGCAACAGGAAGGTTACGGCGACGATGAATATTCCAAGCAAGCCAAAGAACTCATCAAACAAAAAATAAAGAATCCGAATGCCGATATTCATTTTGTATCGGGCGGAACACAAGCTAATCTGATTGTTATTTCAGCAGCTTTACGTCCTCACGAATCGGTAGTTTGCGCAAATACAGGTCATATCAACACCCACGAAGCCGGCGCTATTGAAGCAACCGGACATAAAATAAATTTCATAAACAGTAACGACGGGAAAGTTCGCGTTAACGATGTTCAGGCAATTTTAGATGAACATGTTACTGTTCCGCATATGGTAAAACCCAAAATGATTTATATTTCTAATTCTACTGAAGTTGGAACTATTTATAAGAAACAGGAATTGCTGGAACTATATACCTTCTGTAAAAATAAAGGATTGTATTTATTTATGGATGGCGCCAGGCTGGGCTCGGCATTGTGCGCTTGCGACAACGATGTTACCTTAGTTGATACAGCAAAACTTACCGATATTTTTTATATAGGCGGAACAAAAAACGGTGCTTTAATTGGCGAAGCAATTGTTATTACTAACGAAAAACTAAAAGAAGATTTTGGTTTTCATTTGAAACAAAGAGGAGCATTGATTGCAAAAGGCAGATTGCTGGGTATACAATTCCTTGAATTATTTAAAGAAGATTTATTCTTCACTCTGGCAACACATGCCAACGCTATGACCATGAAAATCACCAATGTCATTAAAGAAAAAGGATTTTCGTTTTTAACTGAATCAACCTCGAATCAAATTTTCCCTATTCTTCCGAATAAAGCCATTGACGCGTTATTGAAGAAGTATCAGTTTTTTGTTTGGCAAAAAATGGATAAAGAAAATTCCGCAATACGAATTGTAACATCATGGGCAACGAATGAGAATGTGGTGGAGCAATTTATTGGAGATATTCAAGCCTTATAATTGACTTATGTCATGCCGAATGTAATGAGGCATCTAATAGATTCATCGCTTCGCTCTGAATGACAAAGGTTATATTTACACATTGTACGCGCGGTCAGTAAGAGCCGTCAAGCATATGCGAGACGAGTCGAAGACGTGGGTAAGAAAAAAAAATGATTAAATGTTTTTGTATGGTGTTAAAAGAAATTATATTTGTTTGTGCTTTAATTAAAAAATATAAATGTGAAGCATTCTAACAAACATAGACAGGATGCTATACTTTTATTACC from the Bacteroidales bacterium genome contains:
- a CDS encoding aminotransferase class V-fold PLP-dependent enzyme, encoding MYSFENDYCEGCHPGILEKLLQTNLEQQEGYGDDEYSKQAKELIKQKIKNPNADIHFVSGGTQANLIVISAALRPHESVVCANTGHINTHEAGAIEATGHKINFINSNDGKVRVNDVQAILDEHVTVPHMVKPKMIYISNSTEVGTIYKKQELLELYTFCKNKGLYLFMDGARLGSALCACDNDVTLVDTAKLTDIFYIGGTKNGALIGEAIVITNEKLKEDFGFHLKQRGALIAKGRLLGIQFLELFKEDLFFTLATHANAMTMKITNVIKEKGFSFLTESTSNQIFPILPNKAIDALLKKYQFFVWQKMDKENSAIRIVTSWATNENVVEQFIGDIQAL